In Miscanthus floridulus cultivar M001 unplaced genomic scaffold, ASM1932011v1 fs_273_1_2, whole genome shotgun sequence, the following proteins share a genomic window:
- the LOC136531067 gene encoding large ribosomal subunit protein uL16z, whose amino-acid sequence MGRRPARCYRQIKNKPYPKSRYCRGVPDPKIRIYDVGMKRKGVDEFPFCVHLVSWEKENVSSEALEAARIACNKYMTKSAGKDAFHLRVRVHPFHVLRINKMLSCAGADRLQTGMRGAFGKPQGTCARVDIGQVLLSVRCKESNANHAEEALRRAKFKFPGRQKIIRSRKWGFTKFTRAEYLKYKSEGRIAPDGVNAKLLGVHGPLSKRAPGKAFLAENIQASA is encoded by the exons ATGGGGAGAA GGCCAGCAAGATGCTACCGCCAGATCAAGAACAAACCATACCCAAAGTCAAGGTACTGCCGTGGTGTCCCTGACCCCAAGATCAGGATCTATGATGTTGGGATGAAGAGGAAGGGAGTGGATGAGTTCCCCTTCTGCGTCCACCTGGTGAGTTGGGAGAAAGAGAACGTTTCCAGTGAGGCTCTTGAGGCTGCCCGCATTGCTTGCAACAAGTACATGACCAAGAGTGCCGGCAAGGATGCCTTCCACCTGAGGGTCAGGGTCCACCCATTCCATGTCCTTCGTATCAACAAGATGCTTTCATGTGCTGGGGCTGATCGGCTCCAGACTGGAATGAGGGGTGCCTTTGGCAAGCCCCAGGGTACCTGTGCTCGTGTGGACATTGGTCAGGTCCTCCTTTCTGTGCGCTGCAAGGAAAGCAATGCTAATCACGCTGAAGAAGCCCTCCGCCGTGCCAAGTTCAAGTTCCCTGGCCGCCAAAAGATCATCCGCAGCAGGAAGTG GGGTTTCACCAAGTTCACCCGTGCTGAGTATCTGAAGTACAAGAGCGAGGGTAGGATCGCACCTGATGGTGTCAATGCTAAG CTGCTCGGTGTTCACGGTCCCCTGTCTAAGCGTGCCCCGGGGAAGGCGTTCCTTGCAGAGAACATTCAAGCGTCTGCGTAG
- the LOC136531069 gene encoding protein trichome birefringence-like, with protein MQVSNGKKKETLRLDLVEQSSLKYKDADFLIFNTGHWWTHEKIALGKDYYQEGNHVYNELNVMDAFHKALLTWSKWIDANVNPRKTVVLFRGYSASHFSGGQWNSGGSCDKESEPITNEQYLSTYPPKMSILEDVIHKMKTPVVYLNITRMTDYRKDAHPSIYRKQNLTDEERRSPERYQDCSHWCLPGVPDSWNELVYAQLLIRQHQMRQQ; from the exons ATGCAAGTGAGCAATGGAAAGAAAAAGGAAACTCTCAGGCTTGATCTGGTCGAGCAATCATCATTGAAGTACAAGGATGCAGACTTTCTCATTTTCAATACTGGGCATTGGTGGACACATGAGAAAATTGCTCTTGG GAAGGACTACTATCAGGAAGGTAACCATGTGTATAATGAGCTAAATGTCATGGATGCCTTTCATAAAGCCCTTCTCACCTGGTCCAAGTGGATTGATGCCAATGTTAACCCCAGAAAAACTGTTGTGTTATTCAGAGGCTACTCAGCATCTCATTTTAG TGGCGGCCAATGGAATTCAGGCGGTAGCTGTGACAAGGAGAGCGAACCAATAACCAATGAACAGTACCTTTCAACCTACCCACCAAAGATGAGCATTCTGGAAGATGTGATCCACAAGATGAAAACTCCTGTTGTTTATTTGAACATAACGAGAATGACTGACTACAGAAAGGATGCACACCCTTCCATCTACCGCAAGCAGAACCTTACTGATGAGGAGAGGAGATCGCCGGAAAGATATCAGGACTGCAGCCACTGGTGCCTTCCTGGAGTACCAGATTCCTGGAATGAACTGGTTTATGCTCAACTTTTGATCAGGCAGCATCAAATGCGCCAACAATAA